The Sulfuricystis thermophila genome segment GCGTGCCGTTGGCATCCAAAAGCCAGCGGCCGACCAGGTCGGAAGCCGTCATGTCCTCGTTGCAGGCCACGGTGATCAAGGGCTTCTCGAGCTTCCAGGCCATGTATTCGACGAAGCGGCTCTTGCCGCAGCCGGTGGGGCCCTTGACCATCACCGGCAGCCGCGCGGCATAGGCTGCCGCGAAGAGCTCGACCTCCCTGCCCTGCGGCTGGTAAAAGGGTTCCTGCTTGACGAGGTATTGCGTCTTGTCGGTCATCTCGTTATCCGATCAGAAAAGTCAGGAATTGCCAGCGAAAAATCCCCGCCGCAGCGGGGAGAGTGCCCGAAATCGACTTACTTGTGGATGCCGAGCTTTTCGCGCCAGCCCGGATAGAGCTTGTCGGCGTCGTGCGGGAAGGATTCGAAGGCGCGGGCGAATTCCTTGTGTTCCTTCGCCCATTCGATCGGATCGGCCTTGGCCTTCCAGCACTCGTAGGCCTGGCGCAGGCTCTTGGCGCCGGCGGCCGGGGAATCGATGTGACCGTAGGAGCCGCCGCCCGCGGTGTTGATGACGTTGCCGTGGCCGAGGTTCTCGAAGAACCCAGGCAGGCGCAGCGCGTTCATACCGCCGGAGATGATCGGCGTGGTCGGCTTCATGCCATACCACTTCTGGTAGTAGGCCGGGCCCTGGAACTCGTCACGCTCGATGATGTAGGCGATCGCACGGTCATCCTTGTCGCCCTCCATCTTGCCGTAACCCATCGTGCCGACGTGAATGCCGGAGGCACCTTGCAGACGGGCCATCTTGGCCAGCACATAGGCGGTGTAACCGCGCTTGCTCTGCGGCGAGGTGACCGCGCCGTGACCGGCACGGTGGTAGTGCAGATACTGGTTCGGGAAGTAACGGCGCGCCGTGGTGACCATGCCGGGGCCGCCGACGTAACCATCGACCAGAAAAGCCACCTTGTCGGCATCGGGGCCGAAGGTTTCGAGGATGTATTCGCCGCGGGCGATCATTTCGTAGTGATCGTCGGCGGTGATGTTGGCGGAGAAGATCTTCGCCTCGCCGGTCTCGTCCATCGCGCGCTTCATGGCATCATAAATGAGCGGCATCACCTTCTTCATCGGGCAGAACACCTGGTTGCCCTGCGGCTCGTCGTTCTTGATGAAGTCGCCGCCGAGCCAGAATTGATAGGCCGCCTGGGCGAAGGGTTCCGGGCGCAGGCCGAGCTTGGGCTTGATGATGGTGCCGGCGATGTAGCCGCCATCCTTGATCGGGCGGCCGAGGATGCGCCAGAGGTCGGAGATGTCCTTGGCCGGGCCGTCGAACAGCTCGATGGCGCGCTTGGGCATGTAGAAGTCATACATCTTGGCGTATTCGATGTCGCCCATGCCCTGGTTGTTGCCGATGGTCAGCGTCAGGAACGAGACCATCATCATGCGACCGTCGGTGACGTTGCGGTCGAAGAGATCGAGCGGATAGGCGATGCGCATCTCTTCGGTGGCCTCGTCGATGTGATAGACCAGCGCATCGACGCCCTTGGTGAAATCGTCGGTGGTGCACACCTCGACATTGGTGCCGGTCGAGGACTCGGCGGCAAAGTGCGCGGCGGCCTCGAGATAACCATAGCCGGCCTTCGGCTTCATCTTGTAGGCGCAGAGAATGTGCTTGCCGCCCTTGATCAGGTCTTCCTCTTTCAGGGAGAGATCGGCGTAGCGGCTGGATTGATCGAGTGCCATCGTGGGTTTCCTCCGTAAGTGGTGGTGTGTCGTTTTCAGTGAAGCAATGCAAGCATCTTAAGCAAATCGTTCATAAATAACAGT includes the following:
- a CDS encoding ribulose-bisphosphate carboxylase, which produces MALDQSSRYADLSLKEEDLIKGGKHILCAYKMKPKAGYGYLEAAAHFAAESSTGTNVEVCTTDDFTKGVDALVYHIDEATEEMRIAYPLDLFDRNVTDGRMMMVSFLTLTIGNNQGMGDIEYAKMYDFYMPKRAIELFDGPAKDISDLWRILGRPIKDGGYIAGTIIKPKLGLRPEPFAQAAYQFWLGGDFIKNDEPQGNQVFCPMKKVMPLIYDAMKRAMDETGEAKIFSANITADDHYEMIARGEYILETFGPDADKVAFLVDGYVGGPGMVTTARRYFPNQYLHYHRAGHGAVTSPQSKRGYTAYVLAKMARLQGASGIHVGTMGYGKMEGDKDDRAIAYIIERDEFQGPAYYQKWYGMKPTTPIISGGMNALRLPGFFENLGHGNVINTAGGGSYGHIDSPAAGAKSLRQAYECWKAKADPIEWAKEHKEFARAFESFPHDADKLYPGWREKLGIHK